The Medicago truncatula cultivar Jemalong A17 chromosome 7, MtrunA17r5.0-ANR, whole genome shotgun sequence genome includes the window ATCATAAAAAAAGGGTTGATCATTTTTTACATCATATGGAGCTTTATTGAGAGGAAAAGGTGCACAAATTTTTTAAGGAGGGGTTGTATCCAAATAATAACTATGTCATCTCacatttaaatattgttttttagttagtttattTGGAGGGAGGGTAGAGATTTTGTTCTTGTGTTTTTGGACTAATGTTTAGTAAGTAATTGGTTGTTTTATGTCATTTAAATTGAGAGATATGTAATGGCTTGTTGTATCTCTTGTACTTTATGTTAATATATTGttcttatttaattaatattattttgcatGTGTTTCCAtggttttattttcttctttttagcAATAAATTTATGGTGACATACCTGCCTAAAAGAAATATGATAATTTATGTTGTTAGCCACcctgtttctttattttattttttgtcttctAAATGTTAATGTGTTGTGTTGATGCTTGCAAGCAAGGATTTTTGGTACCAAGGCTCAATATAACGTTTATGatgtaaaaaataacaaattagatTAATATAAAGCTCCatatgatgttttatttattagttttatgGAGACCAAATATTTCAAagctcaatatatatatatagtttggtCTCCATATCTATTAGTTCTAAAATGTGTCAACTATGGAGACCAAAAAATTGCATCCTATAAACGTTTTAAACAccattataaaaaagaaaaaattatatatttatatcatcaAATGAATCCAACAGCTAAAATCATGAATGtaaacaagttaaaaaaattggtagTAGTCTAGTTTGTTGTTAATCTTGTGTAAACTCTATATATAGAGCATCTCGTATTCATTTTTTTGCATCTTTTTTCAATCaattgaatatatgttgttcaTGAGCAATTCTAACATGAGCACAaccaaatcaaatttatttggaCACATActcataaatgaaaaaaattaaatgatttttttttagagagaaaagaattaaatgatgtgacttaaattatttctcttttaaatttttacatttatgTGTGTGCattcaaataaatttgatttgggGTTGTGTCCAAACCAAAATTTCTCGTTTCTCTTATGAGTTTCCTCACTTTCATCTATAATAAATTTGTAACGTGCATCTCTATAACACTCATTAAATCTTTCGTTCCCTTTTTTGAACCAAACAGACCTTTACTATTTTTTCGACTTTTGCATGATTATTTGATGTATCCAAATTTTTAGaactgaatttatttatttttttgttgaagtttatgTGTTTAATAGTCTCCCATTTTGACCTATGAAACAGTATGGAAGACATTTTGGAGCGATATGAGAGACAAAATCATACAGAACTTACTGGAGCTACCAATGAAACACAGGTACTTCacttgaaaacataaatttctATTGAAtattacaaagaaaaacaataaatttaaacatgCTTGATATaacatgaaaatgaatatatgTGAATTATATTATTTCCATGTACGTCACATAGTAATTgggataatttttttgtagggaAATTGGTCTTTTGAATACATGAAGCTCACTGCTAAAGTTCAAGTCTTGGAGAGGAACTTAAGgtacttttttcaaactttgttACTTGTAAAATgtacaaaaacaattatttttacctttagaaaatattgtaaaattacTTCATGCCACGACACTTGCACGATGCAGCAGCTATGATGGATCCGAACTCTTCCACGTGCATCTggatccccccccccccccctactGCACCATGCAGCGGATTGCAGGACCGTTTAGATAGGAATGTAGTTGGTCTTGCTTTCGTATCTAATGACCCTGCAGCCGCTGTATGGTGAAGCAATTATAGGAGATCCAAACTCAACACGGAAAATGAGTTTGACAATCCTTTTGCGGTCTTCGTTTTAACAATGAACACAATATTGAAGTAATTTACTATTTCCAAATATCATTTggattttcaaaatcaaatataaataaatagaaataataagTGCTAAcataagaataacatttaatCCAAATGTAGCTATTTTGGTAGGGTTTTCTTTTTACTGGGAACAATTCATTTGCAAACTCTTCCACATGCATCTGGATCCTCTATTGCACCATGCAGCGGTTTGCAGGACCGTTGTATCTAACGGCCCTGCAGCCCTCTGTACTTTGCAGTAATTATAGGGGATCGAAACTCAATGAATTTAACAATCATTTTGCGCTCTTTGTTTTTACAATGAACACAATATCGATATGAAGCTATTTTCCTatagtgttttgtttttactgGGAACAATTCATTTGCTAAATAgtattcatcaattacattatGTGCTAGAtgtttcaaaatcaataatattatggaaaaaaaaaatatactatataCCTTATATCATCTTCAATATAGGAACTTTGTGGGAAATGATCTGGACCCTTTGAGTGTGAAAGAGCTGCAGAGTTTGGAGCAACAGCTTGACACTTCGCTAAAGCGAATCCGAACAAGAAAGGTAAGAATGTTTATTctttaacaagaaaaaagaagagaataaATGAGttaacatttgatttttcaGCTGAGGATCAATTAACTGATCAATATGATTTTTGCAGAACCAAGTTATGAATCAATCCATCTCAGAGCTGCATAAAAGGGTAAGATATTTATGTTAtagatttgatttaatttttctaaaattgaaTACTTACAATAAGTACATTGAATGACACAAAAAAGTGACCAGTATCAGAATATCTTTGATATACTTTTTGGAAATGAATTTCATATGCAAATTGCAATGACATGTTAAAGCTAAGtgatatatataacaaaattgtTTGATACTTCACAAGCAATTAAATCATATGCCATTTGAGTATTATCTTAGATATCATTTGTGAAGTGTAACTAGTTTTCATATAAATGGAAGCAAGATTTTtcacataaattttttagatatataaatataaatataaaactttGCTATGTATATGACAGGCAAGGACATTGCAGGAGCAAAACAACAAGCTAGCAAAGGTAGAATTCACATTTCTCTCTAACATTTCAGCATACAAATAGGGTTTCAAATAAAGGTCTGCGATCGCAACGTGAGCTGCAACACAACACTTTTTTATGTTGTCAAACCCGCAATGCGACTGCAATTGAGGCCCCATTGGCCGTATTTTATTGTGATTCTCCGTAATATCAAGAATCGCAACATAGCTGCAACTGCTACCACGACTGTTATTTAAAACCTTCTAGCCAATAAAGggaagtaaaataaaaagactaaTGTTTTATTACATTTATGTTTAGACAAAGGAGAAAGAGAAGACAGTGAGTGAACATCCACAAAGATGCCTAGAAACCATAGGCATAGGGCAATGTTCATCCACCCTCAACTTAATTTGTCAGCCAGAGGTGCTACCACCACCACAAAGACTGGTTCCTTCTCTAAATCTCAGGTATTTCTTTTCCCTTCTAAGCATAATGTAGATCCTAATATGATTTAGGAACTACATattgatgttgttaaatagccaCACTACAGTGCTATAGTGTAGCAGAATTTGGACAAATCGTTAATGTTCCACAATACGCTATatagtacaaaatgttgtcaaataacgACTATAGTGGCCCTATGGGTTAGCGAAAATTTAACAAACCGCTATATTCCATGATTTGCATTTGTCATCATTACATACAAATATAACTCACTTGAGTTGGTCCGGTGATCTTGGTTTAAGACCTTAGAATGTGCACCTTTTAAAGTTCTCAGGTTCGAATCTCCCTGATGTCAATTTCGGTGGACtagtttgacttcttaaaaaaaaaaaaaaaacaaattacatacAAACATACATTCCTATATATACATATGTGTGTGTACATGCATGTAGCAAATTTTGTTGAGACAATGTTAGCAAGCAATGTACATTGTTGTACTATGATAATAAAATGTGTGAAAATGATGTGTGGATGGGTGCAGTGGGACTTTACAAGCAAGAGGATCATTGGAATTTGAAGAAGCAGGTGAAGCTCAAACTGTTCCTAGAAGCAATCATAGTCTCATACCACCATGGATGCTCCATCATCTCACCAACTAGATTGACATCTATGTATTTATGTATGTATGTGAAagacatattttattattattattattattattattattattattaaatctGTATGATGAATGTGTAAGTAAGCCTTATATTAAGGCATCAACTCTTCTGTTATATAAGGGCCCTGCCCTGCTCTTCATATTTCAAATCAATGAGAATGCAGTCTTTCCTATACGATGACAGATAGACATGTCATGTGCCATTAATATATCTTTTCCAATTTGAGAATCCcttattttggttttaaatgttttctttttttatataaaaaaataaacttataacCATGATGAAATTGTTAAGAAAATTATGTATAATAGAATAATAACACAATAAGTTTTAGAATATAAGTATTAAAAACAATCTATTTGTACAACTTAGATTTTACaagattttaaagtttatacAGTTTTTGCTATTATTGTCAAAAGCATTATAAAAATAACCTTTGAAATAAGTACTCATTGAATAAAAACCCAATTACTATCTTGACCAGAAAAAGAATAATCCAATAACTGTTTATTGAATATTCCTTGGATTATAAAGGGGTTGCTAGTTGCAACTGGTTTGGAAACTTAGTCACATGAAGTTTATGAACATATCTATATGCTTTCAACAAGAATTGCACTGTACTCCAAAACAGTGGTGAGTGAGTGCTGAAGATTGAGAATTGGGAACATAAAAAGTAGGACACTTCTCTAACATGAGTAAATGATCTCTTTATTCAACATAGCCAAATTATTTGTCTATGTACATTACTCTAAAATACATTATTTGGTACTAAGCTTCTATGTAAATAACAACACTATACACTGCATGATTACTTCTGTTTAAATAATAACACAGTTCCATGAATGAATACAACAGTTACATATATTTCATGAATACAGAAACAATCATGATTAATTCTAACTTCAAATGCTTTGTTAGATTTTACTGTTCTCTTCCTCCTCTTGTCCATGAGCACCACCAGCAAGCATGTACTCTCTGCAATCAAGTTGTTGATATAACATCATTATATGATTCGTTGAGTAATATAAAGTTGAATCCTAAGAGATACTCGAATATATCAATGatattataagatattttctaaTATTCTAACCGTGCATAACTCTTTTACATTGACGCTGCATATCAATTAAAATTGTATGTAAAATACCTGAGTCTTCCACAGAGACGAGCTAAAGCATCGGATCCAGTTCTATATGCAATATCCTCAACTTTAGCAGCATTAGATAAGGTCATACTATCTGCCAGTACAAACTCACACAACTCCTTTAACGAAAAAGCGTCAGTCAACACAGCTGAATGGCCACCACCAGCCGCTAGTTTTCGAACCTCCCCAACACACCTGTGATGTCGAAACTTTAACATAAACCTTACACAATCATGTAGAAGATTCTTCAACTAGAAACAACACATACCAGTCAACCGGTGATGGATACCAAGCATATGTAGATTTCTCATTTGCTGCCTGACCATAACTATTATAACCCCATCCATGTATTCGGCCATCTCTCATACAAATAAGAGTGTGAGAATGTCCACATGCAACAAGTTGCACGCCTTTTGGAACAACTAAAACTGGAATGTTTCGGAAAAATGTCCGAGAGTCATTAGGGATACACGAGAACAATCCAGTGTCAGGGCCGAGGCCTAACTGACCAGATTGACCTCCACCCCAAGCATAAAGTGCTCCTTCCTGAGTTAAAGCACATGTATGTACACCACCGCATGCTGCGTCTTTTATGAAAATACTATCGAGGGAAACCACCCTCCTTGGAATTAACTCTTTATCCCCATACTGAAGTGAAGTATGTCCCAGCTGGCCCATATTTCCTAGCCCCCATGTGTAACTGCAAGATCCAGGAAGGAACAAATATAAATAGTGATGAAACATTTTCACAAGCTAAATTCCATAACTAATCATTTTTAGTATGGCTTATATGGTTCCCAAATAACATATAACTGGAACAAACCACTCCTTGCACAGCCTGGTTAAATACAAGTATGTCTCCATGTATCAGATGAGCAAAAGAAACTGAATTGAAGCGAAGGAGCTTGAGGATTTATGCCTCAAAATTGAGAATACAAGATTATCATTGTAAACAAATTATACCTAGTAATTATGATGCATGCACATGCACTGCTATACATATTTTAAGCTTAAAGAtaccgtaaaaaaaaattaagcttaaAGATTTCAACTACTACTTAAAAAGCATAATGATACTATAGTGACACTATAGCGCTATAAGactt containing:
- the LOC11425104 gene encoding truncated transcription factor CAULIFLOWER A; translation: MGRGRVQLKRIENKTSQQVTFFKRRTGLLKKANEISVLCDAQVALIMFSTKGKLFEYSSAPSMEDILERYERQNHTELTGATNETQGNWSFEYMKLTAKVQVLERNLRNFVGNDLDPLSVKELQSLEQQLDTSLKRIRTRKNQVMNQSISELHKRARTLQEQNNKLAKTKEKEKTVSEHPQRCLETIGIGQCSSTLNLICQPEVLPPPQRLVPSLNLSGTLQARGSLEFEEAGEAQTVPRSNHSLIPPWMLHHLTN